In Streptomyces sp. 71268, the DNA window CGACCATCGCCAGGTCGTACCGGAAGCGGCCGCTCGGCCAGCGCATCCGGTTGCCACGGTCGTTGACCCGGGAGTCGAAGCCGGAGGCGAGGACGGTGCCGAAGTACGTCTCGCCGACCAGCCCCACGTCCACCGGCCGCCCACCGTCGGACTTGAGCGAGGCCGCGATCAGGCGGGCCGCGGCGCCGGCATCGCGCACCGGCAACCCGGTGGCCTGCGCGAAGTCGTTTCCGGTCCCCACCGCCACCACGCCCAGCGGGGTGCCGGTGCCGGCCACCGCCCGGAGCGCCAGCGAGATCATGCCGTCGCCGCCGACCGCCACCAGCGCCCCCGTGCCGCCCGCGACCGCCGCGCGGGCCCGGCTCAGCGCGTCAGCGGCGTCGGCGCCCAGCACCGTCCGCACGCGGAACCCCGCGTCGCGGAGCACCCGCGCGGCCGGCTGCGCGGCCCGCGCGCCACGGCCGCGGCCCGCCGTTGGATTGACGAAGAGAGTGATGTCGCTGGTCACGCACGGAATCTACCGGCTCAGGTGAAGTCGTCGTAGCCGCTGCGCCGGCCCGAGTCCGTGCCGCCGCGCTCGTCGCCCGTCGGGCCGCCGGCCGAGACCGTCTCCGCGTCGTCGACCGCCTCGGGGACGTGGCTCTGCGACGCTTCGTCGTCATCGACGCCGAAGTCGGGATCGTTGGCCCGCTGCTTGGCCTTGCGCCGGTCGTTGATGAGCGAGACGCCCACCGCGATGAAGTACAGCAGTGTGACGGGCCCCGCGAGGGCGAACATGCCCACCGGGTCAGTGCTCGGCGTCGCCAGCGCTCCGAACACGGTGATGCCCATGATCATGCCGCGCCACCAGCCGAGCATCCGGCGCCCGGTGACCACGCCACCGAAGTTGAGCAGCACCAGGACCAGCGGCAGCTCGAAGGCGAGGCCGAAGACGACGACCATGCGGGTCAGCAGGTCGATGAAGTCGTCCAACGGCAAC includes these proteins:
- a CDS encoding diacylglycerol kinase, which encodes MTSDITLFVNPTAGRGRGARAAQPAARVLRDAGFRVRTVLGADAADALSRARAAVAGGTGALVAVGGDGMISLALRAVAGTGTPLGVVAVGTGNDFAQATGLPVRDAGAAARLIAASLKSDGGRPVDVGLVGETYFGTVLASGFDSRVNDRGNRMRWPSGRFRYDLAMVAELAGLRTFPYRLRLDDGPEREIEATLIAVGNGTSYGGGMRICDGARLDDGLFDITVVGPCTRGTLLRVFPRVYRGTHLSHPTVTTYRAAKVSLAAPGLTGYADGEPLGPLPLTAVSVPGAVRLLGG